A part of Marinobacter psychrophilus genomic DNA contains:
- a CDS encoding Wzz/FepE/Etk N-terminal domain-containing protein, protein MEERRNQPINTYQPDYSDEISLVDLAATFIRRRRVFYAVFLLCTLGGLAYALLTPEKFDYVSLVQLAEKDSKTLIQTPETVIATLEARWLPEQQVLYYAENESKLPFGVSFQNTKDTALIRFTTGTTARQKQLVEKVHAALIDKLSQHQEKLVKSEQASINRQIESLNAVIASMMAQASGDGTALPTAIQEKSELESALQSLGNLEVIVSARQSIQETGPKRSLIVALAVVLGLMLGIFAAFMAEFGASLKKQLAVTDGR, encoded by the coding sequence ATGGAAGAGAGACGTAATCAACCGATAAACACGTATCAACCTGATTATTCAGACGAAATCAGCTTGGTTGATTTGGCCGCAACGTTTATCCGCAGGCGCAGGGTGTTTTATGCGGTGTTTCTGTTATGTACGCTAGGCGGCCTGGCTTATGCTTTGCTCACACCCGAAAAGTTCGATTACGTCAGCCTTGTGCAGCTAGCGGAAAAAGACAGCAAAACGTTAATTCAGACACCGGAAACTGTTATCGCGACCCTTGAAGCGCGCTGGCTGCCCGAACAGCAAGTGCTGTATTACGCCGAAAACGAAAGCAAACTACCATTTGGCGTGTCGTTTCAAAATACGAAAGACACCGCGCTGATTCGTTTTACAACCGGTACTACTGCCAGGCAGAAACAGCTCGTTGAAAAGGTTCACGCTGCATTGATTGACAAGCTGAGCCAGCATCAGGAAAAGCTGGTGAAAAGTGAGCAAGCCAGCATCAATCGGCAAATCGAATCATTAAACGCCGTCATTGCCTCTATGATGGCGCAGGCAAGCGGTGACGGAACAGCACTTCCTACCGCAATTCAGGAAAAATCAGAACTTGAGAGTGCATTGCAAAGCCTGGGTAACTTAGAAGTCATTGTTAGCGCCCGTCAAAGTATTCAAGAAACCGGACCGAAGCGAAGCCTTATTGTCGCATTGGCCGTGGTTTTGGGTCTGATGCTGGGTATTTTTGCCGCGTTTATGGCCGAGTTTGGTGCGAGTTTGAAAAAACAGTTGGCGGTTACTGACGGCCGGTGA
- a CDS encoding Wzz/FepE/Etk N-terminal domain-containing protein, giving the protein MNQYAHIEQPAQYADDEIDLRQLFATLWAGKWLIIAFTIVFAAGGVAFALSKPDIYQANVLVAPANEGGGAKGLSGQLGGLASLAGINLGSGGSNQTAIAKEVLQSRAFLSNFIRKHELAVPLKAAIGWDMKSQQWRYDRELYNPDTGEWQLNDDGESKAPTDWDLVKAFRENHLSVSESKDTGMLTLSIKSLSPTAAKEWATQLIADINEHMRREDVGTSEARITYLESKLSETNIAGMQQVFYQLIESETRTVMLANAQPEYVFKTVDPAVAPQEKSEPKRALIAVLAVMLGGMLGVFVVFVRAFIKKD; this is encoded by the coding sequence ATGAATCAATATGCACACATTGAGCAACCCGCTCAGTACGCCGATGACGAAATAGACCTGCGCCAGTTGTTCGCAACGCTGTGGGCCGGAAAATGGCTGATCATCGCCTTTACCATAGTGTTTGCAGCTGGTGGTGTAGCTTTTGCGTTATCGAAGCCAGACATTTACCAAGCTAATGTTTTAGTGGCGCCCGCCAACGAAGGGGGCGGAGCAAAAGGTCTGAGCGGTCAACTCGGTGGCCTTGCCAGCCTTGCAGGTATCAACTTGGGTTCGGGCGGCTCCAATCAAACCGCCATCGCCAAGGAAGTGCTGCAATCCCGGGCTTTTCTGAGCAACTTTATCCGCAAACACGAATTAGCAGTTCCGCTTAAAGCGGCGATTGGCTGGGACATGAAAAGCCAGCAGTGGCGTTACGACCGCGAACTCTATAACCCAGACACTGGCGAATGGCAGCTAAATGACGATGGCGAAAGCAAAGCGCCTACCGACTGGGACTTGGTAAAAGCATTCAGAGAAAACCATTTGAGCGTGAGCGAAAGTAAAGACACAGGAATGCTCACCCTCAGTATCAAAAGCCTGTCGCCGACTGCGGCAAAAGAGTGGGCAACCCAACTCATCGCCGACATCAACGAGCACATGCGCCGGGAAGATGTGGGCACTTCAGAGGCTCGCATAACCTACCTGGAAAGCAAACTCAGCGAAACCAACATCGCCGGTATGCAGCAAGTGTTTTATCAACTGATCGAAAGCGAAACCCGCACCGTCATGCTGGCCAACGCCCAACCGGAATACGTGTTTAAAACCGTAGACCCAGCCGTTGCCCCGCAAGAGAAAAGTGAACCAAAACGGGCATTAATCGCTGTTTTGGCGGTGATGCTAGGTGGCATGCTGGGCGTGTTCGTTGTGTTTGTACGCGCCTTTATAAAGAAAGATTGA
- a CDS encoding SLBB domain-containing protein yields the protein MNLKRLLLSLSLVSLLAPLCVSAQSISAAQMQQFKSLPKAQQEALARQYGVDLDQVQGPSGSNGSTVRQAISVVEPLQSDNTENGGDRKPTKEEQAFAEKNNGLQPFGYELFEGKPSTFAPITEVPVPTNYTLGPGDELKVQLWGQDNRQWSLTVSRDGTIDIPEHGPINVAGLSFQQARDEISRLVSEQYIGVKAVVSLGELRSVRVFVLGEARTPGSFSVSSLSTIITALYVSGGIRHTGSLRNIQLKRNGKVVHTLDLYELLLKGDTSGDARLQAGDAIFIPAVGPRVGIDGEVYRPALYELDGATSLQDLVNLAGGLTAQAYPQITRIERTNPEFLRIIAEADLTKATGKQARVKAGDRVSVASIANVTGQYIEISGAATRTGKFAWVPGMRVSSVIRNLDADLLPMADINFAAIVRTNPDTQQISVLSLQLKNAVSNLGGPADLVMHEKDQLLLFADESKGDFEQSFLEKPEMGNGSDVARNRSGELARNRTDEQTDPQRFSRDALFNPVVKLLKAQATPQAPQQTMIISGPVRYPGEYPLPATGKVKDAIVMAGGLKDSALMLGAELARRILNADGVEQTRLQTVDLADAMNGQGNVALQSRDRLMVKSIPLFGATHTISLEGEVVYPGEYTFSDGETLSAVLQRAGGLTNNAFPRGSVFTREKLRQLEAQRLREAEQRLQGDLLGVQLEGDSFGGQNAQRVDEVKGLLDDVQSSRPVGRMVIDLQAVLSNSDYQSIRLQDGDSLTVPTIPQAVSVFGEVQFPTSHLHLAGLTVDDYLERSGGPTRQADENRVYVVKADGSVMLPEKSAWFGGRSQQLHPGDTVIMPIDVDRLNQLELWTNVSQVVYQMALGAAAVGNL from the coding sequence GTGAACCTAAAGCGTCTTTTACTCTCGTTATCCCTGGTGTCGCTATTAGCACCATTGTGTGTTTCCGCGCAATCCATATCAGCTGCGCAAATGCAGCAATTCAAGTCATTGCCAAAAGCGCAGCAAGAAGCTCTCGCGCGGCAATACGGTGTGGATCTCGATCAGGTTCAAGGCCCTTCGGGCTCCAATGGATCGACAGTTCGCCAAGCGATATCGGTTGTTGAACCGCTCCAAAGCGATAACACGGAAAACGGAGGCGATCGTAAACCAACAAAAGAAGAGCAGGCGTTCGCCGAAAAGAACAACGGCCTACAGCCCTTTGGCTACGAACTGTTCGAAGGCAAGCCCAGCACCTTTGCGCCGATTACGGAAGTGCCCGTGCCCACCAACTACACACTAGGGCCTGGCGATGAACTAAAAGTGCAGCTTTGGGGCCAGGATAACCGCCAGTGGTCTCTCACGGTTTCTCGCGATGGCACCATTGACATACCAGAGCATGGGCCTATTAACGTGGCAGGGCTGAGCTTTCAGCAGGCGCGTGATGAAATTAGCAGGCTGGTGTCTGAACAGTACATCGGCGTAAAAGCCGTCGTGTCGCTGGGCGAGTTGCGTAGCGTACGCGTGTTTGTGTTAGGTGAAGCCCGCACGCCTGGTTCGTTCAGTGTCAGCTCGTTGTCTACCATTATAACCGCTCTGTATGTGTCGGGCGGCATTCGTCATACCGGTTCGCTGCGTAATATTCAGCTGAAGCGCAATGGCAAAGTTGTTCACACCCTCGATCTTTACGAGCTTCTGTTGAAAGGCGACACTAGCGGCGATGCACGCCTGCAAGCGGGCGACGCTATTTTCATCCCCGCCGTCGGGCCGCGAGTGGGTATAGACGGTGAAGTATACCGGCCAGCACTGTATGAACTTGATGGCGCCACCAGCTTGCAAGATCTGGTTAATCTCGCCGGAGGCTTAACGGCTCAGGCCTACCCGCAAATTACGCGCATAGAACGAACAAATCCGGAGTTCTTGCGAATCATCGCGGAAGCAGACCTGACCAAAGCGACGGGTAAACAGGCGCGAGTGAAAGCCGGTGACAGGGTGTCTGTGGCATCCATTGCAAACGTAACCGGCCAATACATTGAGATCTCCGGCGCAGCAACGCGCACAGGCAAGTTTGCCTGGGTTCCGGGCATGCGTGTGAGCTCCGTAATACGCAATTTGGACGCAGACCTATTGCCGATGGCAGACATCAACTTCGCTGCCATAGTCAGAACCAACCCGGATACTCAGCAAATTTCCGTACTAAGCCTGCAGCTCAAAAATGCAGTAAGCAATCTCGGTGGACCAGCCGATCTGGTCATGCATGAAAAGGATCAGTTACTGCTGTTTGCGGACGAAAGTAAGGGGGACTTCGAGCAGAGCTTTCTAGAAAAGCCTGAAATGGGCAATGGAAGCGATGTGGCGCGAAACAGATCTGGTGAATTGGCACGAAACCGAACTGATGAACAAACAGACCCACAGCGTTTTAGTCGCGATGCGTTATTCAATCCCGTGGTAAAACTCTTAAAAGCCCAAGCCACACCGCAAGCGCCGCAGCAAACAATGATCATTAGCGGCCCGGTACGATACCCCGGCGAGTACCCGCTACCTGCCACCGGAAAAGTAAAAGACGCCATCGTAATGGCCGGTGGTTTAAAAGATTCTGCCCTAATGCTGGGAGCAGAACTGGCCCGCCGCATACTCAATGCAGATGGCGTGGAGCAAACCCGCCTTCAAACCGTAGATCTGGCTGACGCCATGAACGGCCAGGGAAACGTGGCTCTGCAAAGCCGTGACCGCCTGATGGTCAAATCCATACCGCTGTTTGGTGCTACGCACACCATCTCGCTTGAAGGCGAAGTGGTCTACCCGGGCGAATACACCTTCAGCGACGGCGAGACTTTAAGCGCGGTGCTTCAGCGTGCCGGCGGGCTTACCAACAACGCCTTTCCCCGTGGTTCTGTATTCACACGTGAAAAATTACGCCAATTAGAAGCACAGCGCCTGCGCGAGGCAGAACAGCGCCTGCAGGGCGACCTTCTGGGTGTGCAGCTAGAGGGAGATAGCTTTGGCGGCCAGAACGCTCAACGCGTGGATGAAGTAAAAGGCCTTCTTGACGATGTACAAAGCAGTCGCCCCGTTGGCCGCATGGTCATCGATTTGCAGGCCGTATTGTCAAACAGCGATTACCAGTCTATCCGCCTGCAAGACGGCGACTCGCTAACTGTACCCACCATTCCGCAAGCCGTCAGCGTATTCGGCGAAGTTCAGTTTCCCACCAGCCATCTGCACCTAGCCGGATTAACAGTAGACGACTATCTGGAACGTTCCGGCGGCCCAACCCGCCAAGCGGACGAAAACCGTGTTTACGTGGTCAAAGCCGATGGTTCGGTCATGCTGCCTGAAAAAAGCGCCTGGTTTGGTGGTCGCAGTCAGCAGTTGCACCCGGGTGATACCGTTATCATGCCTATTGATGTAGACCGCCTGAACCAGCTGGAGCTGTGGACCAACGTCAGCCAGGTTGTGTATCAGATGGCTCTGGGCGCTGCTGCAGTGGGGAATCTGTAA
- a CDS encoding capsule assembly Wzi family protein, whose translation MTLKHLALVCGAVACLNTISAAAAPWIEPGDARARFAIQKLADQGQFNRPVTSWPIMWASVDSALAESTGKSSEATGLARAYLEFEQEQQASTGIRTQFELSATNEVAMVQGFERGPMAQGAATLNVQWQGERFALGLSPTYALNPDDDENARFDGSYLAATAGNWVFGAGAIDRWWGPGWQSSLIFSNNARPTPSVWFNRKNPSAPETSWLSWIGPWQLTVLAGQYEKQRAVPEAKLIGMRLNLRPLDGLEVGFSRAIMFGGEGRPEGPSTVWNSLIGKDNGQLEENDPGNQLAGIDARYGFALGRQAMGLYGQMMGEDEAGAFPARKSWLLGSDWTTQLFNGDQQWFVEYANTLADDFLGDARPNITYDHSRYNSGYRYYGRTLGASFSGDAEAITLGGFHFFDDGRNLSASLSFVEFNKDGISRTPVINENIKLMVPAENAKQVIAKVGYGTELLNGWLDLSAQFADKKLQLVNPAENESGQWSVGASWRYRF comes from the coding sequence ATGACCTTAAAACACTTAGCCCTGGTATGTGGGGCGGTAGCGTGCCTGAACACGATTTCTGCAGCGGCGGCGCCGTGGATAGAGCCAGGTGATGCCCGGGCCCGATTCGCAATACAAAAACTGGCAGATCAAGGGCAATTTAATCGCCCGGTGACCAGCTGGCCCATCATGTGGGCATCTGTAGACAGCGCCTTGGCCGAATCTACTGGTAAAAGCTCCGAGGCAACGGGCCTGGCTCGCGCATATCTTGAGTTTGAGCAGGAACAGCAAGCATCCACAGGAATTCGCACACAGTTTGAACTATCGGCAACCAACGAAGTGGCCATGGTGCAGGGGTTTGAACGCGGTCCTATGGCGCAAGGGGCAGCGACGCTGAATGTGCAGTGGCAAGGGGAGCGATTCGCGCTGGGCTTAAGCCCTACGTATGCGCTCAATCCAGACGATGACGAAAACGCTCGTTTCGATGGGTCCTATTTAGCCGCAACCGCCGGTAACTGGGTGTTTGGTGCAGGCGCCATCGACAGATGGTGGGGGCCGGGCTGGCAGTCCAGCCTGATTTTCTCTAACAACGCCCGGCCCACGCCCTCAGTGTGGTTCAATCGTAAAAACCCGTCCGCGCCTGAAACCTCTTGGCTAAGCTGGATTGGCCCGTGGCAGCTCACGGTTCTGGCCGGTCAATACGAAAAACAACGCGCCGTACCTGAAGCCAAGCTGATTGGTATGCGCTTGAACCTGCGCCCGCTGGACGGCCTGGAAGTCGGCTTTTCCCGCGCCATCATGTTTGGTGGCGAAGGCCGGCCCGAAGGCCCCTCTACCGTCTGGAATTCGCTGATCGGTAAAGACAACGGCCAGCTGGAAGAGAACGACCCGGGTAATCAACTTGCCGGCATAGACGCTCGTTATGGCTTTGCCCTGGGCCGTCAGGCTATGGGCCTGTACGGCCAGATGATGGGCGAAGACGAAGCTGGCGCCTTCCCGGCGCGCAAATCCTGGCTATTGGGTAGCGACTGGACCACACAATTATTCAACGGCGACCAGCAGTGGTTTGTCGAGTATGCCAACACCCTGGCCGATGACTTTCTGGGCGACGCCCGACCTAACATCACCTACGATCATTCCCGTTATAACAGTGGCTATCGCTACTATGGCCGCACCCTAGGCGCCAGCTTCAGCGGCGATGCCGAAGCGATCACATTAGGTGGCTTCCACTTCTTCGACGACGGCCGCAACCTGTCGGCCAGCTTGAGCTTTGTCGAATTTAACAAAGATGGAATAAGCCGAACGCCGGTCATTAATGAAAATATCAAGCTGATGGTTCCCGCAGAAAACGCCAAACAAGTGATCGCAAAAGTTGGCTATGGCACCGAATTGCTCAATGGCTGGCTAGACCTAAGCGCCCAGTTCGCCGATAAAAAACTCCAGCTGGTCAACCCTGCTGAAAATGAAAGCGGGCAATGGTCTGTTGGCGCAAGCTGGCGCTACCGGTTCTAA
- a CDS encoding transposase, whose product MPRRLRICPTGMPQHVIQQGNNQQICFQDLADRATYAMYLSRYQRKFEVDVHAWVLMNNHTHLLVTPNSDTALSDLMKAVGQNYAHYYNHKHERSRTLWDGRFKSCLVDTKQYFLQRQRYIELNPVKAGLVAYAGDYQWSSYNCHAYGMHSKLHTPHECYLNFQPDPDKRFMSYRSFVASPAPEGMADQIHYAAMSGKALGSEEFQARMAARFR is encoded by the coding sequence ATGCCCCGCCGACTACGGATTTGTCCGACCGGGATGCCCCAGCATGTGATTCAGCAGGGCAATAACCAGCAGATTTGTTTTCAGGATTTGGCCGATCGAGCCACTTACGCCATGTATCTTTCGCGCTACCAGCGCAAGTTCGAGGTAGATGTTCACGCCTGGGTGCTGATGAACAATCACACACACCTACTGGTTACGCCGAACTCTGACACCGCACTCTCTGACCTCATGAAGGCCGTGGGCCAGAACTATGCCCATTATTACAACCACAAGCATGAGCGCTCCAGGACTCTGTGGGACGGTCGATTCAAATCTTGCCTGGTGGATACCAAGCAGTATTTTTTGCAGCGCCAGCGCTATATCGAGCTGAATCCGGTGAAGGCAGGGCTGGTGGCTTATGCCGGCGACTATCAATGGTCCAGTTACAACTGCCACGCTTATGGCATGCACTCCAAACTGCACACACCGCACGAGTGTTACCTGAATTTTCAGCCAGATCCCGACAAGCGCTTCATGAGTTACCGGTCGTTTGTTGCCAGCCCTGCGCCTGAGGGCATGGCGGATCAGATTCACTATGCGGCGATGTCCGGGAAGGCGCTGGGGTCGGAGGAGTTCCAAGCGCGTATGGCCGCCCGGTTTCGCTGA
- a CDS encoding HigA family addiction module antitoxin, with product MTSNGMRPIHPGEILREEYLEPLEMSVNALSKALHVPTTRMNEIVRENRGITADTAMRLARYFGTSERFWLNLQTEYELRKAQINKAEQVAREVQPHAA from the coding sequence ATGACTTCTAACGGTATGCGCCCCATCCACCCCGGGGAAATACTTCGGGAAGAGTATCTAGAGCCACTGGAAATGAGCGTGAATGCACTTTCCAAGGCACTGCATGTTCCGACAACCCGGATGAATGAAATTGTCCGAGAAAACCGAGGTATCACAGCAGACACGGCGATGCGTCTTGCCCGTTACTTCGGAACCAGTGAGCGCTTCTGGCTAAATTTGCAAACTGAGTATGAGCTTCGCAAGGCACAGATCAACAAGGCGGAGCAAGTGGCGCGGGAGGTTCAGCCTCATGCGGCGTGA
- a CDS encoding MerR family transcriptional regulator, with product MLEPSNNNELPVIPGKRYFAIGEVAELCAVKAHVLRYWEQEFPQLSPVKRRGNRRYYQRADVITIRQIRSLLYDQGYTIGGAKQQLSSVEAKDDISQYKQLIRQMIRELEEVLAVL from the coding sequence ATGTTGGAACCCAGCAATAACAACGAACTGCCGGTCATTCCGGGCAAACGCTATTTCGCCATTGGCGAGGTAGCAGAGCTGTGCGCTGTAAAAGCTCACGTATTGCGCTACTGGGAACAGGAATTCCCCCAATTGTCCCCGGTAAAGCGCCGCGGCAATCGCCGCTACTATCAACGCGCCGACGTCATCACCATCCGCCAGATCCGTAGCTTATTGTACGATCAGGGCTACACCATCGGCGGCGCGAAGCAGCAACTGTCCAGCGTGGAAGCGAAAGACGATATTTCCCAGTATAAGCAATTGATACGGCAGATGATTCGGGAGCTGGAAGAGGTGCTGGCTGTTTTATAA
- the ihfA gene encoding integration host factor subunit alpha, whose protein sequence is MAALTKAEMAERLYDELGLNKREAKEMVEAFFDEVRGALSHNEQVKLSGFGNFDLRDKKERPGRNPKTGEEIPICARRVVTFRPGQKLKAKVEAYVEPKQ, encoded by the coding sequence ATGGCGGCTTTGACAAAAGCGGAAATGGCCGAGCGCCTATACGACGAACTTGGCCTGAACAAACGTGAAGCCAAGGAAATGGTAGAGGCCTTTTTCGACGAAGTTCGCGGCGCACTCAGCCATAACGAACAGGTGAAATTGTCAGGATTCGGCAATTTTGACCTGCGCGACAAAAAAGAGCGCCCCGGCCGCAATCCAAAAACCGGTGAAGAAATTCCCATCTGCGCCCGCCGTGTGGTCACCTTCCGCCCCGGCCAGAAACTCAAGGCAAAAGTCGAAGCCTACGTTGAACCTAAGCAATAA
- the pheT gene encoding phenylalanine--tRNA ligase subunit beta produces the protein MKFSEQWLREWVNPALDSQQLMDQITMAGLEVDGFESVAGKFTGIIVGEVLSVDAHPDADKLRVCQVSNGSTQVQVVCGAPNVRAGIKVPFAELGAVLPGDFKIKKAKLRGQSSVGMLCSGAELGLSDDHDGILELPADAPVGTSFADYLQLNDIAIDVDLTPNRADCLSIKGLAREVGVLNSLPLNAPSIRKVAATHSEVPDVRVEAPSGCPRYLGRILRNVDLTAKSPLWLKEKLRRSGIRSIDAAVDVTNYILLEQGQPMHAFDRAEIDGGIVVRMAKPEEKLVLLDGQEVTLTEQTLVIADHSKPIAIAGVMGGEHSGVSPKTRDLVLESAYFDPITLAGKARHYGLHTDASHRFERGVDYNLARDAMERATGLLISIVGGEPGEIVDVTSTEHLPTPISIVLREKRLADVLGLAIANAKVEDILTRLGLAVEERLDNGWKVSAPSFRPDITIEEDLIEEVGRIYGYNNLPVTEPTGSLGLRPKAEDTRPLSAICNYFVANGYQEAITYSFVDPKVQEQLDPQNEGIALANPISAELSVMRTTLWSGLLKTVVHNQNRQQPRIRLFESGLRFVKDGERILQQPMLAGVVTGNQNPENWVNGRRNTDFFDVKGELESLFRLLGITVEFRAGKHPALHPGQTAELLRDGQPVGWLGTLHPQVQKNMELNGTVIMFELFLNPIVTGYVPNFKDVSKFPEVRRDLAIIIGSDVKFADVERVATSHAGEHLNALRAFDVYQGESLGKGESEGNLSLALSLFWQHPQRTLTEDEVHGLFNGVIEALKAELGATLRS, from the coding sequence ATGAAATTCAGTGAACAGTGGCTGCGCGAATGGGTTAACCCGGCTCTGGACTCCCAGCAGTTGATGGACCAAATCACCATGGCTGGCCTGGAAGTCGACGGCTTCGAATCGGTGGCGGGCAAATTTACCGGCATAATCGTTGGCGAAGTCCTCAGCGTAGACGCTCACCCAGATGCAGACAAACTGCGAGTGTGCCAGGTCAGCAACGGCAGCACCCAGGTGCAAGTGGTCTGCGGCGCTCCTAATGTGCGTGCCGGCATCAAAGTACCCTTCGCCGAACTGGGCGCTGTATTGCCCGGCGATTTCAAAATTAAAAAAGCCAAACTCCGCGGTCAGTCCTCTGTCGGCATGCTGTGTTCGGGCGCCGAACTGGGTCTGTCTGATGACCACGATGGCATCTTGGAGTTGCCGGCCGACGCCCCTGTGGGCACGTCTTTTGCCGATTACCTGCAATTGAACGACATTGCTATCGATGTAGATCTAACCCCAAACCGCGCTGACTGCCTCTCCATCAAAGGCCTGGCCCGGGAAGTAGGCGTACTTAACAGCCTGCCGCTGAACGCGCCTTCTATCCGGAAGGTAGCCGCCACCCACAGCGAAGTGCCCGATGTGCGCGTAGAAGCCCCCTCCGGCTGCCCGCGCTACTTGGGCCGCATTCTGCGCAATGTGGACTTAACCGCGAAAAGCCCACTGTGGTTGAAGGAAAAACTGCGTCGCTCCGGCATCCGTTCGATAGACGCTGCAGTAGACGTCACCAACTACATTCTGCTGGAGCAAGGCCAGCCCATGCACGCTTTTGATCGCGCCGAAATCGACGGTGGCATTGTGGTGCGCATGGCCAAGCCTGAAGAAAAGCTGGTACTTCTGGACGGTCAGGAAGTCACTCTCACCGAACAGACTCTGGTAATAGCAGACCACAGCAAACCCATCGCCATTGCCGGCGTAATGGGTGGCGAACACTCCGGTGTTAGCCCGAAAACCCGTGACCTGGTGCTGGAATCGGCCTATTTCGACCCGATCACCCTGGCTGGAAAAGCTCGTCATTACGGATTGCACACAGATGCCAGTCACCGTTTTGAGCGTGGCGTAGACTACAACCTGGCCCGCGACGCCATGGAACGCGCCACCGGGCTGTTGATCAGTATCGTCGGCGGTGAGCCCGGTGAGATTGTAGACGTCACCAGCACCGAACATCTGCCAACGCCGATCTCCATCGTATTGCGCGAAAAGCGCCTGGCCGACGTACTGGGCTTGGCCATCGCAAACGCCAAAGTGGAAGATATCCTTACCCGCCTGGGCCTGGCGGTAGAAGAGCGGTTAGACAACGGCTGGAAAGTCAGCGCTCCCAGCTTCCGCCCGGACATTACCATCGAAGAAGACCTGATCGAAGAAGTAGGGCGCATCTACGGCTATAATAACTTGCCGGTCACCGAACCCACAGGTTCACTGGGCTTGCGTCCCAAGGCCGAAGACACCCGCCCGCTGAGCGCCATCTGTAACTATTTTGTCGCCAATGGTTACCAGGAAGCCATTACCTATAGCTTCGTGGACCCGAAAGTGCAGGAACAGTTAGATCCGCAGAACGAAGGCATCGCTTTGGCCAATCCGATCTCTGCAGAGCTGTCCGTCATGCGCACTACCCTGTGGAGCGGCCTGCTAAAAACCGTGGTCCACAACCAGAACCGGCAGCAGCCACGCATTCGCCTGTTTGAAAGTGGCCTGCGGTTTGTGAAAGATGGCGAACGCATTCTTCAGCAGCCCATGCTGGCAGGCGTCGTCACCGGCAACCAAAATCCTGAAAACTGGGTAAACGGTCGCAGAAATACCGACTTCTTTGATGTAAAAGGAGAATTGGAAAGTCTGTTCCGCTTGCTAGGCATTACAGTTGAGTTTCGCGCTGGAAAACACCCGGCGTTGCACCCCGGTCAGACCGCCGAATTGCTGCGTGACGGGCAGCCAGTAGGGTGGTTGGGCACCTTGCACCCGCAGGTGCAGAAAAATATGGAACTTAATGGCACAGTTATAATGTTTGAGCTATTCTTGAACCCAATCGTTACCGGTTATGTGCCTAATTTCAAAGATGTTTCAAAATTCCCAGAAGTTCGTCGAGATTTGGCTATTATTATCGGAAGCGACGTGAAATTTGCGGACGTCGAGCGTGTGGCAACATCCCACGCCGGCGAGCACCTAAACGCACTGCGTGCATTCGATGTATACCAGGGCGAAAGCCTCGGTAAAGGTGAGAGCGAAGGCAATCTTAGCTTGGCACTCAGCTTGTTCTGGCAACACCCGCAACGCACACTGACCGAAGACGAAGTGCACGGGCTGTTTAACGGCGTAATAGAAGCCCTGAAAGCTGAACTGGGGGCAACACTAAGGAGTTAA